In Desulfomonilia bacterium, one genomic interval encodes:
- a CDS encoding class I SAM-dependent methyltransferase, producing the protein MYIIGTIGYGYVMMEHNSTRDYHLKSEIDLMREYTINESLSSLDSHYMACIEKPRPFGQIVAEKLDGHGLLRQGSTIMEAGGGYGSFMEAFLNRNRALVKNVLMVDLSPCLLRKQRKRLEAFREIVSFINADIQEILPAVSGIDLIIMNEVIGDLDTTTGLEPGQLPDGISAIIEKYGLDMPETGVFSLNTGAIKAVEAICEKGIPAYISEHSCDPVIPESMPWLASGLDLDSWPREIRLYSHSEYTIRFGHLIKVAQHFGRKILTGSYAELVGVRNRPFYRFMFESGACTTPEQEIVLEFFDHIREYRWLIIL; encoded by the coding sequence ATGTACATTATCGGGACAATCGGATATGGATATGTTATGATGGAGCATAATTCCACCAGAGACTATCATTTAAAAAGCGAAATCGACCTCATGAGGGAATACACGATCAATGAGTCGCTGTCCTCTCTTGATTCGCATTATATGGCCTGCATTGAAAAGCCTAGGCCGTTCGGGCAGATAGTCGCCGAAAAGCTTGATGGTCATGGACTGCTCAGGCAGGGTTCAACAATCATGGAAGCCGGCGGCGGATACGGGAGCTTCATGGAGGCTTTTCTGAACCGGAACCGGGCTTTAGTCAAAAATGTTCTTATGGTGGACCTTTCGCCCTGCCTTCTCAGAAAACAGAGGAAGAGGCTTGAGGCTTTCAGGGAGATAGTATCCTTTATAAATGCTGATATACAAGAGATACTTCCTGCAGTCAGCGGAATTGATCTAATCATAATGAACGAGGTTATTGGCGACCTTGATACGACAACCGGCCTTGAGCCGGGGCAACTACCTGATGGAATTTCAGCAATCATTGAAAAATATGGACTGGATATGCCTGAGACAGGGGTATTTTCATTGAATACCGGTGCGATAAAGGCTGTTGAGGCGATATGCGAAAAGGGGATTCCGGCTTATATTTCCGAACACTCATGTGATCCGGTCATCCCTGAAAGCATGCCATGGCTTGCTAGTGGGCTCGACCTTGACAGCTGGCCCCGAGAGATCAGGCTTTATTCACATTCGGAATATACGATCAGGTTCGGCCACCTCATCAAAGTGGCTCAGCATTTCGGCAGAAAAATCCTGACCGGTTCATATGCCGAGCTGGTGGGTGTCAGAAACAGGCCGTTCTACAGATTTATGTTCGAATCGGGGGCGTGTACTACCCCAGAGCAGGAAATCGTCCTGGAATTTTTCGACCATATTAGGGAATACCGCTGGCTGATAATTCTTTAG
- a CDS encoding SAM-dependent chlorinase/fluorinase, whose protein sequence is MKKILTFLSDFGVKDSYAAQVKGRILNSAPDVNIIDITHECGRFDIISGSWLLHTSWKYFPKNSVHLAVVDPGVGTKRAILVLEKDGHFFIGPDNGIFSFIYPAEKIFEVTWRPKAEVSPTFHARDIMAPVAAMLLNGIQPATLGIPKKNAISFDASSPMIVHIDGFGNVITNIGFESLNGCGVTVNNTFIGRTASTYWDIAEGEIALIKGSAGTVEFSANMKSAADILKASTGMPVIIMKG, encoded by the coding sequence ATGAAGAAGATACTGACCTTTCTTTCGGATTTCGGTGTTAAAGACAGCTATGCAGCACAGGTCAAGGGTAGAATTCTGAATTCTGCGCCGGATGTGAACATAATCGATATCACGCATGAGTGCGGAAGGTTCGACATCATTTCCGGATCGTGGCTTCTGCATACATCTTGGAAATATTTTCCCAAAAACAGTGTTCATCTTGCGGTTGTCGATCCCGGTGTGGGCACTAAGAGGGCAATCCTTGTTCTCGAAAAGGACGGCCATTTTTTCATCGGACCGGATAACGGGATATTTTCATTCATTTATCCGGCGGAAAAGATATTTGAGGTAACATGGAGGCCAAAGGCGGAGGTATCACCCACATTTCATGCCAGGGATATAATGGCCCCGGTTGCAGCAATGCTCTTAAACGGCATACAGCCTGCAACACTGGGCATCCCGAAGAAGAATGCCATATCCTTTGATGCATCCTCTCCGATGATCGTACATATAGACGGTTTCGGCAACGTTATTACAAACATAGGTTTTGAATCCCTCAACGGCTGCGGTGTTACTGTGAACAATACGTTCATTGGCAGGACCGCCTCAACCTATTGGGATATAGCCGAAGGTGAAATTGCGCTTATAAAGGGAAGCGCAGGAACGGTGGAATTTTCCGCCAATATGAAAAGCGCTGCCGATATATTAAAGGCTAGCACCGGCATGCCGGTTATTATAATGAAGGGATGA